From one Agathobaculum sp. NTUH-O15-33 genomic stretch:
- a CDS encoding LacI family DNA-binding transcriptional regulator: MITIKEIAEMAGVHRATVDKVLHHRVGVSDEVRQRIQQIIDEVGYTPNPTGRALQKQGKTYRIAAVLMDVDAAPYLRQGIEQGAAGMAGFDITASCRLGPFGDVDRQCALIEQAMQDEADGILLSPLNSERVRRAIDRAAQRGIPVVTINTDIENCARVCHVGQNAKHASKVAGRLLGQFLGGRGKVAVVTSSIASENNDYYIRIRELGFGEFMAKHYPAIEIVDHVESLENKEITYRKMLELLRRQPDLNGLYITCGGVAEVGRALKESGRALEIKVLSHEDYPEILSLMQEEVVDCTLGSDLHAQGRNGLQLLMDRLIFGATPSPALQFTEIKILVKESLL, translated from the coding sequence ATGATTACGATCAAAGAGATCGCGGAGATGGCGGGCGTTCACCGCGCTACGGTGGATAAGGTGCTGCATCACCGCGTTGGCGTGAGCGACGAAGTGCGCCAGCGTATCCAGCAGATCATCGATGAAGTGGGCTACACCCCAAACCCAACCGGCCGCGCGCTGCAAAAGCAGGGCAAAACCTACCGCATCGCGGCTGTTTTAATGGATGTGGACGCCGCGCCGTATTTGCGTCAGGGGATCGAGCAAGGCGCCGCCGGTATGGCGGGGTTCGATATCACGGCGTCCTGCCGCTTGGGTCCCTTCGGCGATGTGGACCGGCAGTGCGCGCTGATCGAACAGGCCATGCAGGACGAGGCGGATGGCATTTTGCTCAGCCCGCTTAACTCCGAACGCGTCCGCCGGGCGATCGACCGGGCCGCGCAGCGCGGCATTCCGGTAGTCACCATCAATACCGATATTGAAAACTGCGCGCGCGTCTGCCATGTGGGGCAGAACGCCAAACACGCAAGCAAAGTGGCGGGACGCCTGCTCGGCCAGTTTTTAGGCGGGCGGGGCAAGGTCGCCGTCGTGACCAGCTCCATCGCGAGCGAAAATAACGACTATTACATAAGAATCCGCGAATTGGGCTTCGGCGAGTTCATGGCAAAGCATTACCCTGCGATCGAGATCGTCGATCACGTGGAAAGTCTGGAAAACAAGGAGATCACCTACCGCAAAATGCTGGAGCTGCTGCGGCGTCAGCCTGATCTGAACGGGCTGTATATTACCTGCGGCGGCGTGGCCGAGGTGGGCCGGGCGCTGAAGGAATCCGGCAGGGCGCTTGAGATAAAGGTGCTTTCACACGAGGATTATCCCGAAATCCTTTCGCTGATGCAGGAGGAAGTGGTCGACTGCACGTTGGGTTCCGACCTGCACGCACAGGGCAGGAACGGACTGCAGCTGCTCATGGACCGGCTGATCTTTGGCGCCACGCCAAGCCCGGCGCTGCAATTTACGGAAATTAAAATACTGGTAAAGGAAAGCCTTCTTTAA